The Pseudosulfitobacter pseudonitzschiae genome includes a region encoding these proteins:
- a CDS encoding relaxase/mobilization nuclease domain-containing protein, with amino-acid sequence MLIKFFRNGKGAGAGPVGYLVADKVLAYDDNRDLIRDADGQSMTVTRDPLPEVLRGDPARTEALIDASGNQWTYRAGVISFAAMDAPDEAQQAEVMDAFERLAFAGMDAEQYDMLWVRHTHEDRVELHFCTPRLELTSGRSQNIAPPGYQHAFDSLRDLMNRTHDWADPMELARAQEVRDPIEATHRAQGRDELHAWVLDQVSVGLITDRASMVEALTDVGFELPRAGKAYLTALDPETGERWRLKGEIFHEDWQADTAEREAERGYGRNPARACRLDGFTIGELQDQYDQHCAKRADYNQDRYPTVHGAEPELAQRADQSGQRLRGDIALDDPVDRRVRDRDDDVGEPVLDSSHDALRDRGHGFDPHNAGQPHMADHGPGSNRIADLYAGESAGHVPQDQREIENHGPDSIGKRLARVRRAVGDSLRNVDRRIERIRGALDRRDAEPDGWFGRLRVGAHSVANSINGCVARLVERGFELQRGQRSVADQLEVSESRREAVERSLENLREQSRSDGYSR; translated from the coding sequence ATGCTGATCAAGTTCTTCCGCAATGGCAAAGGCGCGGGCGCTGGTCCGGTCGGTTACCTCGTGGCGGACAAGGTGCTGGCCTATGACGACAATCGCGATCTGATCCGCGATGCAGATGGTCAGTCGATGACCGTAACCCGCGACCCGTTGCCCGAGGTTTTGCGCGGCGATCCGGCCCGCACTGAGGCGTTGATTGACGCCAGCGGCAATCAGTGGACCTATCGCGCGGGCGTCATCAGTTTTGCCGCCATGGACGCACCTGACGAAGCACAGCAGGCTGAGGTCATGGACGCCTTCGAACGCCTCGCCTTTGCCGGGATGGACGCCGAGCAATATGACATGCTCTGGGTGCGCCACACCCACGAGGACCGCGTTGAGCTGCACTTCTGTACGCCGCGCTTGGAACTGACCTCTGGCCGCAGCCAGAACATCGCACCACCCGGCTATCAGCACGCTTTCGACAGTCTGCGTGATCTGATGAACAGGACGCATGATTGGGCCGATCCGATGGAACTGGCGCGCGCGCAAGAGGTCCGCGACCCCATCGAAGCCACACACCGCGCCCAGGGCCGAGACGAACTGCATGCGTGGGTGTTGGATCAAGTCAGCGTTGGCTTGATCACCGACCGCGCGAGCATGGTCGAAGCCCTTACCGATGTGGGCTTCGAGCTCCCCCGCGCGGGTAAGGCCTACCTTACCGCACTTGATCCGGAAACTGGCGAGCGCTGGCGTTTGAAAGGAGAGATTTTTCATGAAGACTGGCAAGCCGACACGGCTGAGCGAGAAGCTGAACGCGGATATGGACGCAATCCGGCAAGAGCATGCCGACTTGATGGCTTCACAATTGGAGAGCTTCAGGACCAATATGACCAGCATTGCGCAAAGCGCGCAGACTACAATCAAGACCGATACCCAACGGTTCATGGAGCAGAACCGGAACTGGCTCAGAGAGCTGACCAGTCAGGCCAAAGATTGCGTGGTGATATCGCCTTGGATGATCCTGTGGATCGCCGTGTCCGGGATCGCGATGATGATGTTGGCGAGCCTGTTCTGGACAGCAGTCATGACGCGCTCCGAGATCGAGGACATGGGTTTGACCCGCATAACGCGGGACAACCACACATGGCTGATCATGGACCCGGATCGAACAGAATTGCAGACCTGTACGCTGGCGAGAGCGCCGGTCATGTGCCTCAAGATCAGAGAGAGATAGAAAATCATGGCCCTGACAGCATTGGAAAACGACTTGCTCGCGTACGTCGAGCGGTTGGTGACAGCTTGCGAAACGTTGACCGAAGAATTGAACGGATTAGAGGCGCGCTCGACCGACGGGATGCAGAACCAGATGGATGGTTTGGCCGCCTGCGTGTCGGCGCTCATTCAGTCGCAAACAGCATCAATGGCTGCGTTGCAAGACTTGTTGAGCGCGGGTTCGAACTACAGCGCGGTCAACGGTCAGTTGCAGACCAGCTTGAGGTTAGTGAAAGCCGCCGAGAAGCAGTTGAACGATCACTAGAAAACCTCCGCGAACAGTCCCGCTCCGATGGTTACAGCCGATAG